CCTCTGGAGGATCGAGCTCGCGCACGCGGGGACGGAGCGCCTCTACTCGCGCGTCGGCCCGAAGAACTGTGTACGCCTCGCCGGGCGGGCGATCCGCATCAACGACGACGGGCGGCCGCGTCCCGGCGCGCGCCCGCGCTCGGTATCGCTCTGGATCAGCGACGACGACGCGCGCCTCCCGGTTCAGCTCGTCGGCGAGACCGACGTGGGCCAGGCCCGGGCAACCCTGACGAGCGTCCAGCGGAGCCCGCGAGCCCTTCGCGTCCAGCTCCCGCAGTCAAGCGGTCCCCCGCGCGCCCAGAAAGCCGCGTCCGAACGTCCGGGCGCCCCGATTTTGGACTAGACGCGCGACGGGACTGTGCAAAAATATGAACCGTGACCGACATCGCCTGCTCCTTCTGCGGCAAGCGCCGGGCCGAGGTGCGAAAGCTCATCAGCGGCCCGAACGTCTATATCTGCGACGAGTGCGTCGGTCTCTGTAACGAGATCATCGAGCAGGACGAGGCCCCTACCCCGCGCCGCTTCCCTCGACCGAAGGAGATCCAGGGCGACCTGGACCGCTACGTCGTGGGCCAGAATCAGGCGAAGCGGGTCCTGTCGGTCGCCGTCTACAACCATTACAAGCGGATCCACTACCGACACCGACCGGGCGAGGTCGAGCTGGCCAAGGGGAACATCCTCCTCGTCGGGCCCACGGGGAGCGGCAAGACGCTCCTCGCGCAGGCGCTCGCGCGCAAGCTGGACGTGCCCTTCACCATCGCGGACGCCACGGCGCTCACCGAGGCGGGCTACGTGGGCGAGGACGTGGAGAGCGTGATCAAGGCCCTCTACCGCGCCGCCGACGGAGAGGTCGAACGCGCGGCCGAGGGGATCGTCTGCATCGACGAGGTGGACAAGCTCGCCCGCAAGGGCAGCGGCCCCTCCATCACGCGCGACGTCTCGGGCGAGGGGGTGCAGCAGGCGTTGCTCAAGCTGCTCGAGGGGCGGCGCGCGACCATCACCCCCGAGGGGTCGCGGAACCGGCCGCAGCAGGAGCTGATCCAGGTCGACACGACGAATATCCTCTTCATCTGCACCGGCGCCTTCAACGGCATCGAAGAGATCGTCCGCCAGCGGGTCGGCGAGCGGGGCATGGGTTTCGGCGCGCAGGTGGACGCGCGGCTCGAGGACAAGAACGCGCTGCGGGCCCAGCTCCGACACGAAGACCTGATCAAGTTCGGCATGATCCCGGAGTTCATGGGCCGCCTCCCCGTGGTCGTGCCCTGCGACGAGCTCGCGGTGGACGCGCTGGTCGAGATCCTCTGGCGTCCGAAGAACGCGCTCGTCCGCCAGTACCAGCGCCTCTTCGCCATGGAGGGGGTGCGCCTGCAGGTCAGCGATGGCGCGATGAGGGCCCTCGCGCAGGAGGCGTCGCGACGTCACTCGGGGGCGCGCGGCCTGCGCGCCATCATGGAGGAGGTGATGCTCGACATCATGTACGAGCTCCCCTCGCTCGAAGGGATCTCCGAGTGCGTGGTCGACGAGAACACGGTGAACAACCGCGAGCGCCCCAAGCTCATCCGCAAGAAGAAGGCCTCGTAGCTCCCCGGCGGCCCACCACCCGAATCGATCCTCCCTCGCGTGAACTGTCAAGAGTCGAAGTTCACGAAGCGCTACTAACCGCCGTGCCTGCATGCGACGCACGGTCCACCGATTGACAAAGACAGATCGCGCGCCCTACGATGACTTCGATGCTGAACGAAGAGCAAGCCAAGCAACTGCGAGGAACCCTCCAGGACGCCGAGCGCAAGCTGCTCTACAACGCGCAGAGCAGCCTGCACATGAGCATGGACCGCGAGACCGACAACGGCCGCGACTCGATCGATCAGTCGAGCAGTGAGGAACTGATCTCGACCGCGCTGCGGCTGCGGGACCGTGAGAAGAAGCTCCTGGCCAAGATCCGCGGCGCCATCGATCGGCTGACGCAGGGAAGCATCGACGAGTGCGAGGAGTGCGGCGAGGCGATCGGCTTCAAGCGCCTGATGGCCCGGCCGGTCACCACCCTGTGCATCGACTGCAAGGAGAGCGCCGAGGAGGAGGAGCGACGTCACGCCGGCTCGGAGTTCGAGGAAGCCGATTGGGGCGAAGTCTCCGCCGAAGAGTAGGCCCCGCTCCCCCCCTTCCGCCCCCTTCAGAGTCTCGTTTTTCCCTACTGCCCCCGTTTGGATTGCCCTGCTAGAGTGGTGTACTATCTCGAACACTACCCCGAACTTCACTGGGGTTAACCCCCCATAGCAGCGGCCGGGGATGGCGACTCCCGAGCAAAAATATCGCATCATCGACAAGCTCGACAGCGGCGGCATGGCGGAGATCTACCGTGCCGAAGCCGAGCTCATGCAGGGCATGAAGAAGAAGGTTGCGATCAAACGCATCCTTCCCCACCTCACGAAGAACCAGAAGTTCGTGGCGATGTTTCTGGACGAGGCTCGGCTGAGCCTCTACCTGAACCACGCCAACATCGTGCACGTCTACGACATCGGCCGCTCCGGCCAAACGTACTTCATCGTGATGGAGTACGTGGACGGCATGAACTTGCGCAACCTGTGCGAGTCGCTCAAGCGACAGGATCGCGCGCTCGAGATGGAGCACGCGATCTTCGTCATGATGGAGGTGTGCAAGGGACTCGGCTACGCGCACGACATGGTGAGCCCCGACGACGGTCGGCCCCTGAAGATCGTTCACCGCGACGTGAGCCCTCCGAACATCCTCCTCTCGCGCAACGGCGAGGTGAAGCTCGTGGACTTCGGTCTGGCCAAGGCCGCGAGCCAGATCGAGCAGACGGACCCCGGCGTGGTGAAGGGGAAGTTCTCGTACCTCTCGCCCGAGGCGGCCAGCGGAATCGAGGTCGACTACCGGGCCGACGTGTTCGCGGTAGGCATCATCCTGTTCGAGCTCCTGACCGGCCGCCGGCTCTTCTACGGCGAGACGGACTACCAGACGGTCGAGCTCGTGCGGCAAGCCCGAGTCCCCTCGCTCACCGCGCTGAGCCCGGACATCCCGCCGGACCTGGACCAGATCGTGCGGAAGGCCCTCGCGCGCGACCCGGACCAGCGCTTCCA
This window of the Deltaproteobacteria bacterium genome carries:
- the clpX gene encoding ATP-dependent Clp protease ATP-binding subunit ClpX, with translation MTDIACSFCGKRRAEVRKLISGPNVYICDECVGLCNEIIEQDEAPTPRRFPRPKEIQGDLDRYVVGQNQAKRVLSVAVYNHYKRIHYRHRPGEVELAKGNILLVGPTGSGKTLLAQALARKLDVPFTIADATALTEAGYVGEDVESVIKALYRAADGEVERAAEGIVCIDEVDKLARKGSGPSITRDVSGEGVQQALLKLLEGRRATITPEGSRNRPQQELIQVDTTNILFICTGAFNGIEEIVRQRVGERGMGFGAQVDARLEDKNALRAQLRHEDLIKFGMIPEFMGRLPVVVPCDELAVDALVEILWRPKNALVRQYQRLFAMEGVRLQVSDGAMRALAQEASRRHSGARGLRAIMEEVMLDIMYELPSLEGISECVVDENTVNNRERPKLIRKKKAS
- a CDS encoding TraR/DksA C4-type zinc finger protein, whose amino-acid sequence is MLNEEQAKQLRGTLQDAERKLLYNAQSSLHMSMDRETDNGRDSIDQSSSEELISTALRLRDREKKLLAKIRGAIDRLTQGSIDECEECGEAIGFKRLMARPVTTLCIDCKESAEEEERRHAGSEFEEADWGEVSAEE
- a CDS encoding serine/threonine protein kinase, yielding MATPEQKYRIIDKLDSGGMAEIYRAEAELMQGMKKKVAIKRILPHLTKNQKFVAMFLDEARLSLYLNHANIVHVYDIGRSGQTYFIVMEYVDGMNLRNLCESLKRQDRALEMEHAIFVMMEVCKGLGYAHDMVSPDDGRPLKIVHRDVSPPNILLSRNGEVKLVDFGLAKAASQIEQTDPGVVKGKFSYLSPEAASGIEVDYRADVFAVGIILFELLTGRRLFYGETDYQTVELVRQARVPSLTALSPDIPPDLDQIVRKALARDPDQRFHHAYEIQDALAQFLFARGMKVTSRDLARLVRRCAAEQDQTGPPKGRAHGVIDTLIQEEIVKFTSLDTQNYEQDVGARPLSPDEIGGGTPLNPADLIDPRGWTNEFGAADPAGSSHLSPVTRTADMPDMGSLESMLEGEERQPTPPPQRKKSRGKSGIKMKPLLIALVVFVVLGAATIFVLHTLGLLGGRSSQDNQDIVEPK